A stretch of the Euleptes europaea isolate rEulEur1 chromosome 14, rEulEur1.hap1, whole genome shotgun sequence genome encodes the following:
- the CIMIP2A gene encoding protein FAM166A, producing the protein MTESQKCNFFPQDPYYIPGYAGFYPQMRYQVGQTYGRTTSQLLTDPEITKSNCPVLAPLIKPKFIEDFSQRRIPKNEMMDQYQSYIPGYTGVSPYQGHFPLPDVELRPPVSRTGPPPVPQSWPNANLTQLVEQRKYSPCHPGIRLSCGPGWRQFAASAGTQLVSEKGDRKMICHPDIPLVCGQEEMQGPCHTDIALSCGQGWRSAPFLAGTDQPTRIEAVPLPRATESVNVSRFGRTPKLDMPNLIQRKAISGYTGFIPRFTWIMGVNYLKGVTDAMNEFDCNQEKMRSPLYSFGKRLPRTYWPNTKIYGSRGLIPYYTGFVPTIRHNYALTFGNSTRKAYYDELLRRQEAA; encoded by the exons ATGACAGAGTCTCAGAAATGTAATTTCTTCCCTCAAGATCCATACTATATTCCTGG GTATGCAGGGTTTTACCCTCAGATGCGCTATCAGGTTGGACAGACATATGGCAGAACCACCTCCCAACTACTGACAGACCCTGAGATTACAAAAAGTAATTGCCCGGTGCTGGCACCGCTGATCAAGCCAAAGTTCATTGAGGATTTCAGCCAAAGGAGGATCCCAAAAAATGAGATGATGGATCAGTACCAAAGTTACATCCCTGGATACACAG gtgTTTCTCCTTATCAAGGTCACTTTCCTCTTCCAGACGTAGAACTCAGGCCCCCTGTTTCAAGGACTGGGCCCCCACCTGTTCCCCAGTCATGGCCTAATGCCAATTTGACACAGCTAGTGGAACAGAGAAAATACTCTCCGTGCCATCCTGGCATCAGATTGTCATGCGGACCGGGATGGAGGCAATTTGCAGCCTCTGCTGGCACacagctggtttcagaaaagggcGACCGGAAAATGATTTGCCACCCCGATATTCCACTGGTGTGCGGGCAAGAGGAGATGCAGGGGCCTTGTCACACAGACATTGCTTTATCGTGTGGGCAGGGCTGGAGGAGTGCCCCTTTTCTCGCTGGAACTGATCAG CCAACCAGGATCGAAGCAGTGCCTCTCCCAAGGGCGACGGAGTCAGTGAACGTGAGCCGATTTGGACGGACCCCCAAGCTAGATATGCCCAACCTCATCCAGCGTAAAGCCATCTCAG gGTACACAGGCTTCATCCCCCGTTTCACCTGGATTATGGGAGTCAACTACCTCAAGGGTGTCACAGATGCTATGAATGAATTTGACTGCAATCAG GAAAAGATGAGAAGCCCGTTGTACAGCTTTGGCAAGCGATTGCCTCGCACCTACTGGCCCAATACCAAGATATACGGCAGCCGAGGCCTGATTCCATACTACACTGGGTTTGTGCCAA CCATCAGGCACAACTACGCTCTAACCTTTGGAAACAGCACTCGGAAAGCTTACTATGATGAACTACTGCGGAGACAAGAGGCAGCGTGA
- the TUBB4B gene encoding tubulin beta-4B chain, which translates to MREIVHLQAGQCGNQIGAKFWEVISDEHGIDPTGTYHGDSDLQLERINVYYNEATGGKYVPRAVLVDLEPGTMDSVRSGPFGQIFRPDNFVFGQSGAGNNWAKGHYTEGAELVDSVLDVVRKEAESCDCLQGFQLTHSLGGGTGSGMGTLLISKIREEYPDRIMNTFSVVPSPKVSDTVVEPYNATLSVHQLVENTDETYCIDNEALYDICFRTLKLTTPTYGDLNHLVSATMSGVTTCLRFPGQLNADLRKLAVNMVPFPRLHFFMPGFAPLTSRGSQQYRALTVPELTQQMFDAKNMMAACDPRHGRYLTVAAVFRGRMSMKEVDEQMLNVQNKNSSYFVEWIPNNVKTAVCDIPPRGLKMSATFIGNSTAIQELFKRISEQFTAMFRRKAFLHWYTGEGMDEMEFTEAESNMNDLVSEYQQYQDATAEEEGEFEEEAEEEAA; encoded by the exons ATGAGAGAGATCGTGCATTTGCAGGCTGGCCAATGCGGCAATCAGATCGGCGCTAAG TTCTGGGAGGTGATCTCCGATGAACATGGCATCGACCCCACCGGCACTTACCACGGCGACAGCGATCTGCAGCTCGAGCGGATCAACGTGTATTACAACGAGGCCACTG GTGGCAAGTATGTTCCTCGGGCTGTGTTGGTGGACCTGGAGCCTGGGACCATGGATTCAGTGCGCTCTGGCCCTTTTGGGCAGATCTTCCGCCCAGATAACTTTGTCTTTG GTCAGAGTGGGGCAGGCAACAACTGGGCCAAGGGCCACTACACAGAAGGTGCCGAGCTGGTTGACTCAGTGTTAGATGTTGTAAGGAAGGAAGCAGAAAGCTGTGACTGTCTCCAGGGTTTCCAGCTCACACATTCCCTTGGGGGTGGCACTGGTTCTGGCATGGGTACTCTCCTAATCAGCAAGATCCGTGAAGAGTATCCAGACCGAATTATGAACACTTTCAGCGTGGTCCCCTCCCCCAAAGTGTCGGACACTGTTGTTGAGCCCTACAATGCCACCCTTTCAGTGCACCAGCTGGTGGAGAACACAGATGAGACCTACTGCATTGACAATGAAGCCCTTTACGACATCTGCTTCAGAACCCTCAAGCTGACAACTCCCACCTATGGTGACCTAAACCACTTGGTGTCTGCCACCATGAGTGGGGTGACCACTTGCCTGCGTTTCCCAGGGCAGCTGAATGCTGACCTGCGCAAACTGGCAGTCAACATGGTCCCCTTTCCCCGGCTGCATTTCTTTATGCCTGGCTTTGCCCCGCTCACCAGCCGTGGGAGCCAACAGTACCGTGCCCTGACGGTGCCGGAGCTCACGCAACAAATGTTTGATGCCAAGAATATGATGGCAGCCTGTGACCCCCGTCACGGACGCTATCTCACGGTAGCTGCTGTTTTCAGGGGGCGCATGTCCATGAAAGAGGTGGATGAGCAGATGCTGAATGTGCAAAACAAGAACAGCAGCTACTTTGTGGAGTGGATCCCCAATAATGTGAAAACAGCTGTCTGTGACATCCCTCCCCGGGGCCTGAAAATGTCTGCCACCTTCATTGGCAATAGCACGGCCATCCAAGAGCTGTTCAAGCGCATCTCAGAGCAGTTCACAGCTATGTTCCGCCGAAAGGCCTTCTTGCACTGGTACACCGGAGAAGGCATGGATGAGATGGAGTTTACAGAGGCCGAAAGCAACATGAATGACCTGGTGTCTGAGTACCAACAGTACCAGGATGCTACAGCTgaagaggagggcgagtttgaagaggaagcagaggaggaggcAGCCTAA